One genomic region from Chthonomonas calidirosea T49 encodes:
- the ilvN gene encoding acetolactate synthase small subunit, with the protein MFSTVSNSILAQLQQYHTITVLVENHPGVLARVASLFARRGFNIESLAVSVTDRPEISRMTIVVEGDHRVLEQITKQLNKLVEVIKVVEYTETAAVERELALIKVNAEPKDRGEIMQIVEIFRGRIIDMSEKTFIVEVTGSTEKLDKIVQLLNTYGIREMVRTGIIAMARGAKTAARSGRDSID; encoded by the coding sequence ATGTTTTCAACCGTGAGTAACAGTATTCTTGCGCAATTGCAGCAGTATCACACCATTACCGTGTTGGTGGAAAACCATCCTGGCGTACTGGCCAGAGTGGCAAGCCTTTTCGCCCGACGCGGCTTCAATATCGAGTCGCTGGCGGTTTCGGTGACGGATCGCCCCGAGATCTCACGTATGACCATCGTGGTGGAGGGGGACCACCGGGTGCTAGAGCAGATCACCAAACAGCTCAACAAGCTTGTGGAGGTGATCAAGGTGGTCGAGTACACCGAAACGGCCGCTGTGGAGCGGGAGCTCGCGCTGATCAAGGTAAATGCGGAACCGAAAGACCGTGGTGAGATCATGCAGATCGTCGAGATTTTCCGAGGCCGCATCATTGACATGAGCGAAAAAACGTTCATCGTGGAGGTTACCGGCAGCACGGAAAAGCTCGACAAGATCGTGCAGCTGCTGAACACCTACGGCATTCGCGAAATGGTTCGTACAGGGATTATCGCTATGGCGCGAGGTGCTAAAACGGCAGCGCGCTCCGGCAGGGATAGCATAGACTAG
- a CDS encoding potassium channel family protein, with amino-acid sequence MYVIIVGGGNIGYYLAKTLAAEHHEVLLLEKDRLRYQTISAELGELVMQGDGCEVAIQRQAGFGRADVVVAVTGSDDDNLVVCQMAKMEHNVPRTISRVNDPRNEALFKTLGIDATVSSTKIIYNLIEQEVGGGEVIPLAALNRGNIEIVEIEIGPKSPAVGKTIRDLDLPTQALIISLIRGEQAILPTADSTLMEGDGVIALVTADKARQLRDLFAEP; translated from the coding sequence ATGTATGTGATCATCGTGGGAGGTGGAAATATCGGCTACTACCTCGCTAAAACCCTTGCAGCCGAACACCATGAGGTGCTGTTGCTAGAAAAAGACCGCCTTCGCTACCAAACGATTTCCGCGGAGCTGGGCGAGCTTGTCATGCAGGGCGACGGGTGTGAGGTCGCCATCCAACGCCAAGCGGGCTTTGGAAGGGCCGATGTGGTCGTAGCGGTTACCGGAAGCGACGACGATAACCTCGTGGTATGCCAAATGGCCAAAATGGAACATAACGTTCCACGCACCATTTCGCGCGTTAACGACCCTAGAAACGAAGCCCTTTTTAAAACCCTGGGCATAGACGCCACCGTGAGCTCTACAAAAATCATCTATAATCTTATTGAACAAGAGGTTGGAGGGGGTGAAGTCATTCCGCTGGCCGCGCTTAACCGCGGTAACATCGAGATCGTGGAGATCGAGATCGGCCCGAAATCACCTGCAGTTGGCAAAACCATTCGTGACCTCGACTTGCCCACTCAAGCGCTTATCATCTCTTTGATTCGAGGAGAGCAGGCCATCTTGCCAACGGCCGATTCGACTCTGATGGAAGGAGATGGCGTTATCGCCTTGGTGACAGCTGACAAAGCCCGCCAGCTCCGCGACCTGTTTGCAGAACCGTAA
- a CDS encoding potassium channel family protein, translating to MNIIVLGCGRVGSTFARLMYHDNHHVTVIDLQNEAFRRLGTRFKGERIIGNGIDEDVLRKAGIGSCDVFVAATQGDNRNIMAAQIAKVVFKVPTVIARIYDPIRADRYRQMGIVTICPTTIVSGLLRDFVNTNTWGLAKDYSAEYVELNV from the coding sequence ATGAATATCATCGTTCTTGGCTGTGGTCGCGTTGGCTCAACCTTCGCCCGCCTTATGTATCATGACAATCACCATGTTACCGTTATTGACTTGCAAAACGAGGCGTTCCGCAGATTGGGAACGCGCTTTAAAGGGGAACGCATTATCGGCAACGGCATTGACGAAGATGTTCTTCGCAAAGCAGGCATCGGTAGCTGCGATGTGTTCGTGGCGGCAACTCAAGGCGATAACCGCAACATCATGGCCGCCCAAATCGCTAAGGTAGTCTTTAAAGTGCCCACCGTCATCGCCCGAATCTACGACCCCATTCGGGCCGATCGCTATCGCCAAATGGGCATCGTTACCATCTGCCCTACAACCATCGTTTCAGGGCTGCTGCGTGATTTTGTAAATACCAACACGTGGGGACTGGCAAAAGACTACTCAGCCGAGTATGTAGAGCTGAACGTATAA
- a CDS encoding DHHA2 domain-containing protein — MVQVQDAAQRAHTKERGDRWDPEVTYVIGHQRPDTDAIASALGYAWFLNQIGKKVTPARAGQPGEQALFALSRFSMAPPMLLTGVAPTFGHCARHQGVVAPDAPLPAAMARVAEGDRIVPVVDPEGKPVGVVTSLALARAYMAPMNVTAMLAQPCLSIAETPVVFRVSDRISDYRNQLLRSETDDFLVVSETGRYVGVATRSRILQPPRARLILVDHNELSQAVADAEEAEIVGVLDHHRLGNPPTAAPIPFLVDPVGSTCTLIAEQCQAHKLEPPEGLAGMMLSGILSDTLVLRSPTTTDRDRAAAEWLARLAKVELEAYGQELLHAAPGLTERSADEILDGDRKSYQMGGVAVSIGQVEVTGMESLAQRREELLQALEERREREGLALIGLMVTDIVTGRSHLLCRGEPWILTALPFTRVAEGEFDLEDMVSRKKQLVPMLHAVLEEAF; from the coding sequence ATGGTTCAAGTACAAGATGCGGCGCAACGCGCCCATACAAAAGAGCGGGGTGACCGATGGGACCCCGAGGTGACCTATGTGATAGGGCATCAGCGACCCGACACCGATGCTATCGCCTCGGCGTTGGGCTACGCGTGGTTTCTGAACCAGATCGGCAAGAAGGTGACGCCTGCGCGGGCAGGACAACCTGGAGAGCAGGCCCTTTTTGCCCTTAGTCGCTTCTCCATGGCACCGCCCATGCTGTTAACGGGGGTCGCTCCTACCTTTGGCCACTGTGCACGCCATCAGGGGGTTGTAGCGCCGGATGCCCCTCTCCCCGCTGCCATGGCACGGGTGGCGGAGGGCGATCGCATTGTGCCGGTCGTAGACCCCGAAGGGAAGCCTGTCGGCGTGGTAACCTCCCTGGCGCTTGCAAGGGCCTACATGGCTCCGATGAATGTGACGGCCATGCTGGCGCAGCCCTGTCTTTCCATCGCCGAGACCCCTGTGGTGTTTCGTGTGAGCGACCGCATCAGCGACTATCGTAACCAGCTACTGCGGAGTGAGACGGACGATTTCCTGGTTGTCTCCGAAACGGGGCGTTACGTGGGGGTGGCCACGCGTAGCCGCATTCTTCAACCGCCACGCGCCCGACTGATCCTGGTAGACCACAATGAGCTTTCTCAGGCGGTTGCCGATGCCGAAGAGGCCGAGATCGTGGGGGTGTTAGATCACCATCGGCTTGGAAACCCGCCCACAGCTGCTCCCATCCCGTTTTTGGTGGACCCTGTGGGCAGCACGTGTACCCTGATCGCCGAGCAGTGCCAAGCCCACAAGTTGGAGCCACCGGAGGGATTAGCAGGGATGATGCTGAGCGGGATTCTCTCCGACACGCTGGTTTTGCGTTCTCCCACCACCACCGATCGCGATCGGGCGGCTGCAGAGTGGTTGGCGCGGTTAGCCAAGGTCGAGCTAGAGGCCTACGGTCAGGAGTTACTGCATGCCGCTCCGGGGCTTACCGAGCGCAGCGCCGACGAGATTCTGGATGGCGACCGCAAGAGCTATCAGATGGGTGGAGTGGCCGTCTCGATCGGGCAGGTAGAGGTTACCGGTATGGAGAGCCTGGCACAGCGTCGAGAAGAGCTGTTGCAGGCCTTAGAGGAGCGTCGTGAACGCGAGGGGTTGGCCCTCATCGGCCTTATGGTCACCGACATCGTTACCGGTCGTAGCCACCTGTTATGTCGTGGAGAACCGTGGATCCTCACGGCGCTACCCTTTACGCGTGTGGCGGAGGGAGAGTTCGACTTAGAGGATATGGTATCACGCAAGAAGCAGCTGGTGCCCATGCTACACGCCGTTTTGGAGGAGGCGTTCTAG
- a CDS encoding Cof-type HAD-IIB family hydrolase, with the protein MQKGPSSKIRALFLDIDGTLVGADNQISAAVQRAVTKAQERGLWIGLCTGRTRYTAEPVAAQLWRPPDYLIVSNGAIAIETPTETLLHRRLLEPALALEVARILIDAGEQVYIYEPAFRPLVEESRVLYHPARPVGAFATPPRYQPYASLLSELPFTPVSVASFGPQQEMQALVKAMRESLSEDFSVIQSGTHALWGVEIFAAGVNKRSGAEMVARRLGISSQECMAIGDHMNDIELLEWAGIGVAMADAPAEVQAVADWITASVEEDGVAEAIERLLTIAA; encoded by the coding sequence ATGCAGAAGGGGCCGTCTTCCAAAATCCGTGCGCTGTTTTTAGACATAGACGGCACCTTAGTGGGAGCGGACAACCAGATCTCGGCGGCGGTACAGAGGGCTGTTACCAAAGCACAAGAACGGGGCCTATGGATTGGCCTCTGCACGGGACGTACACGTTATACGGCGGAGCCGGTGGCAGCGCAGCTTTGGCGACCCCCGGACTATCTCATTGTATCTAATGGCGCTATTGCCATTGAAACGCCTACGGAGACGCTTCTACATCGGAGGCTCCTGGAGCCGGCGCTCGCTTTGGAAGTGGCCCGCATATTGATAGATGCTGGAGAGCAGGTCTATATCTACGAGCCAGCCTTTCGTCCTCTTGTGGAGGAGTCACGCGTGCTCTATCATCCTGCTCGGCCTGTGGGGGCCTTCGCCACTCCACCACGCTATCAGCCTTATGCGTCCCTACTATCCGAACTGCCATTTACTCCGGTGTCGGTAGCGTCCTTTGGGCCGCAGCAAGAGATGCAGGCCTTAGTAAAGGCTATGCGCGAGTCGCTGTCTGAGGATTTCTCCGTGATTCAGTCGGGCACCCACGCGCTATGGGGAGTCGAGATATTTGCGGCGGGGGTAAATAAACGCTCTGGAGCGGAGATGGTGGCGCGGCGACTAGGAATTAGCTCTCAAGAGTGTATGGCGATTGGCGATCATATGAACGATATCGAGTTGCTTGAATGGGCGGGTATTGGTGTAGCCATGGCCGACGCCCCTGCAGAGGTGCAGGCGGTGGCCGATTGGATAACCGCCTCTGTGGAGGAAGACGGGGTGGCTGAGGCCATTGAGCGGCTTCTCACTATAGCGGCATAA
- the ilvB gene encoding biosynthetic-type acetolactate synthase large subunit has product MQLSGAQILLECLKKEGVTHIFGYPGGAVLPIYDAIFDCKEIEHVLVRHEQGAAHMADGYARSSGKVGVCLATSGPGATNLVTGIATAYMDSIPIVAITGQVRTSAIGKDAFQEADITGITMPITKHNFLVKRVEDLAEAIAEAFYIARTGRPGPTLVDIPLDVSKAVTEFDPDDYPRLVSIPSYKPIGPHTRVPEMQLRKAAQLIAEAERPVLYVGGGAVASGAQAEVTALAEKTNILVTTTLMGKGAIDETHPLCIGMLGMHGTAYANHAVNNADLLIAIGARFDDRVTGNVDKFAVGARIIHIDIDPAEIGKVKTPDVPIVGDVKTVLTELLRHVKPRPWSAWNDTIMQWKKMFPLVYPNDGKLYAEYIIEQINVLFDYDAIMTTDVGQHQMWAAQYFKCRRPRQWITSGGLGTMGFGLPAAIGAQFANPNKRVVCLSGDGSFQMCNQELMTATVYRLPIITVVVNNKSLGMVRQWQEMFYDERYSAVDLEASPDLVKLAEAYGGVGMRVTQKEELLPALEKAKAVTDRPVVIDCVIPTSENVYPMIPSGQSIEEMMLRKDLEQLKASVHADSEDWSFSEEDRVLSQYIEVAKTVQSDDKES; this is encoded by the coding sequence ATGCAACTGTCAGGAGCACAGATACTTCTAGAGTGCTTAAAGAAAGAGGGGGTTACCCATATCTTCGGCTATCCGGGAGGGGCTGTACTGCCCATCTACGACGCCATCTTCGACTGTAAAGAGATCGAGCATGTGTTGGTGAGACACGAGCAGGGGGCGGCTCATATGGCCGATGGCTATGCGCGTTCGAGCGGAAAGGTTGGGGTTTGCCTCGCCACCAGCGGCCCCGGTGCCACCAATTTGGTAACCGGAATCGCCACGGCCTATATGGATTCTATTCCCATTGTGGCGATCACCGGCCAGGTGCGCACCTCAGCTATCGGCAAAGATGCCTTCCAAGAGGCCGACATTACCGGCATTACAATGCCCATTACCAAACATAACTTCTTGGTGAAGCGAGTCGAAGACCTTGCCGAGGCCATTGCCGAGGCCTTCTATATCGCGCGCACGGGACGCCCCGGCCCAACGCTTGTAGACATTCCGCTCGATGTCAGTAAAGCCGTCACCGAGTTCGATCCGGACGACTATCCTCGTCTGGTATCTATTCCCTCTTATAAGCCCATCGGCCCTCATACGCGGGTGCCCGAGATGCAGTTGCGAAAAGCGGCACAGCTCATCGCCGAGGCGGAGCGCCCCGTGCTCTATGTGGGTGGCGGTGCCGTGGCATCGGGCGCACAAGCGGAAGTAACAGCCCTTGCCGAAAAGACCAATATTCTTGTTACCACCACTTTAATGGGTAAGGGCGCCATAGATGAAACTCACCCGCTCTGCATCGGTATGCTGGGTATGCACGGCACGGCTTATGCCAACCACGCCGTCAATAATGCCGACTTGCTCATCGCCATAGGCGCTCGCTTCGACGACCGTGTAACCGGCAACGTAGATAAGTTCGCTGTGGGCGCACGCATCATCCACATTGACATTGACCCTGCCGAGATCGGAAAGGTGAAAACCCCCGATGTACCCATCGTCGGCGATGTAAAGACCGTGCTCACCGAGTTGCTGCGCCACGTGAAACCGCGTCCATGGAGCGCTTGGAACGACACCATCATGCAGTGGAAAAAGATGTTCCCCCTGGTCTATCCCAACGATGGCAAGCTCTACGCCGAGTACATCATCGAGCAGATCAATGTGCTCTTCGACTACGATGCCATTATGACCACCGACGTGGGGCAACATCAGATGTGGGCGGCGCAGTACTTTAAGTGTCGCAGACCTCGTCAGTGGATAACTTCGGGAGGGCTAGGTACCATGGGCTTCGGCCTGCCGGCCGCTATCGGAGCCCAGTTTGCAAACCCGAACAAGCGGGTGGTGTGCCTCTCCGGCGACGGCTCCTTCCAGATGTGCAACCAAGAGCTGATGACGGCAACCGTCTATCGCTTGCCTATCATCACGGTGGTGGTCAACAACAAGTCGCTGGGCATGGTGCGTCAGTGGCAAGAGATGTTCTATGACGAGCGCTACAGTGCGGTAGACCTGGAAGCCTCACCCGATCTGGTGAAACTCGCCGAGGCCTACGGTGGAGTGGGAATGCGCGTAACGCAAAAGGAGGAATTGCTACCCGCTTTGGAGAAAGCAAAAGCGGTTACCGATCGCCCTGTCGTCATTGACTGCGTAATTCCGACCTCGGAGAACGTCTACCCGATGATTCCGTCCGGGCAGTCCATCGAAGAGATGATGCTGAGGAAAGACCTCGAGCAGCTCAAGGCGAGTGTCCATGCCGATTCGGAGGATTGGTCTTTCTCGGAAGAGGATCGGGTGCTCTCTCAATATATCGAGGTGGCTAAAACCGTACAGTCCGACGATAAGGAGAGCTAA